The stretch of DNA CCAACCCGATTGTGCCTTCCGACGTCGCGGACGGGCTTCCGGAGGGCGCCCCCCGGTATCCGGCCGGCACGGACGGGCTGACGAAGCTCTCGGCGGCGTGGCTGATCGAGATGTCCGGCTTCGGCAAGGGTTTCGGGCTCGAGCCGGACAGCGTGTCCGGCGGACGGGCCTCGCTGTCCACCAAGCACAGCCTCGCCATCACCAACCGGGGCGGTGCGAGCACGGCGGACCTGCTGGCGATTGCGCGCGAGGTGCGCCGTGGCGTCGTCGAACGCTTTGGGATCGAACTGCACCCGGAGCCGCTGCTGATCGGCGTCGAGCTCTAGCGGAACCTGCCTGGTTTCTGCGCCGGCCCGGTTCCTGCCGCTGCCTGGTTCCTGCCGCTGCGCGGGGCGAGCTTGCTGAACAGCATGAAGGTGAAGCCGGACGCGGCCGCCCCCAGCAGGAAGACCTGGCAGAACGCCACTGACTGGGCGCTGGGCCCGCTCTGCAGCACCAGCCCGGCGCACGCAAAGGCTACGGCCCCGGCCAGCAGCGCCAGCGCTCCGAGCAGGAAACTCTGCACCGTCGCCGGGAACTCGCCGCCGGCCTCAAGGCGGAGATCATCCGGCAGCCCGGCCCCGGACCGCACCGCGGCGCGGGGCTGGAGCGCGGCCGCCGTGACGAAGCTCGCCATGGACACGGCCATGCATACCCCTGCGACCAGTTGCAGGGTACTCATCATGGGGGAGAGTCGGGTGCCGCTCGCGATGGCGATGGCGAGCCCGGCGGCCATGCCGGCAGCGCTGGAGGCCCAGCCCAGCAGGGCCAGCTTCCGGCACAGGGGCCGCAGCCGCGGCCACATCTCACTCATGGTCATGTCACAAGGGTAGAGAGGTCCGCTGGACGGCGGCTGTGAACATCCGGTGCGCGAGCAGGAGCATACGGTTGCCGGCCCCCGGCCCTACCATGGGTCCATGGCAGGAGCAGCGCGCCCCCGGCTCAGCCGCGGCATCATGGGCCGGCTCCGGCTTGCCTCGCAGGGACTGGTGGGGCCGGGCCTGGGGACCGTCCCCGACGCCGTGCGGTGGATGACAGCGATGCAGGCACAGGACCTCCAGGCCGCCCTGTGGGCCGTCGGCCAGCGGGTACCGGGTTCCGGGATCGAGGACGTCCGTTCGGCGCTGGACCGGGCCGAAATTGTCCGTTCCTGGCCGATGCGCGGCACGCTGCACCTGCTCGCCCCCGAAGACCTGCGCTGGATGCTGGCCCTGACGTCCGGGCGAATGATCCGGGGCATGGCAGGACGCCACCGGGAGCTCGGCATCACCTCCGGGGACGTCCAGGCGGCCCGAGGGGCGGCGCTGCGGCTGGTCTCCGGCGGGGGAGCAGCCACCCGGGAGGAACTGTTCCAGGCCTTCCAGGCGGCCGGGCAACCCACGGCAGGCCAGCGCGGGATCCACCTGCTGTCGATGCTCTGCCAGCGCGGCTGGCTCGTGCAGGGCCCGCTCCGGGGCAGGCAGCAGCTTGTCGTGGCCTTTGGCGAGTGGATCCCCGAATCGCGCGAACTGGACCGCGAGGAGGGCATTGCCGAGCTGCTGCTGCGGTACCTGCGCAGCCACGGGCCGGCGACGGAACGTGATTTTGCCTGGTGGTCCGGCATCCCGCTGACCGAAGTCCGGACGGCCCTGGCCGGGGTGCGGCACGAACTGGTCGGGCTCGAGTTCGAAGGGACCGGCTACTGGCTTTCGCCGGCCACGGCGGCACTGCTCGACCACGGCGTGCCCGGTGCGCGCTCGGTGCTGGCCCTGCCGGGCTTCGACGAGTTCCTGCTGGGCTACACCGACAGGTCCCTCGTGCTGCCCGCCCGGCACGCCGACAAGATCGTGCCCGGCGGCAACGGGATGTTCAGGAAGACCATCGTCGCCGGCGGCGAAGTAGTCGGCACCTGGGCGGGGCCCGGAACCGGCCGGGGCGCCGACGTCGTACCCGAACCCTTTGACGGGGTCAACGGACTGCGGCCTGCAGCCCAAAAGTCCTTTGGGCTGCAGGCCGCGAAATACCGGAGGTTCCTGGGCTCCGGAAAGCCCTAGAGAGTGCCCGTGGCGATGTTCAACATGCGGCGCAGCGGTTCGGCAGCGCCCCAGAGCAGCTGGTCGCCGACCGTGAACGCGCTGATGTACTGCGGACCCATCTCCAGCTTCCGGATGCGCCCGACCGGGATGTCCAGGGTGCCGGAGGCCGCCACCGGGGTGAGGTCCGCCATCGAGGCATCCTTGGTGTTGGGCACGACCTTGGCCCACTCGTTGTCCCCGGCCAGCAGTTCCTCGATCTCGGCCACGGGGAGGTCCTCGCGGAGCTTGAGCGTGAGCGCCTGCGAATGCGAGCGCATGGCGCCGATCCGGATGCACAGGCCGTCCATGATGATGTGCTCAGCCCCGGAGGTGCCAAGGATCTTGTTGGTCTCCACCCCGGCCTTCCACTCTTCCTTGGACTGGCCGTTGCCCAGATCCGCGTCGATCCACGGGATCAGCGAGCCGGCCAGCGGCACGCCGAACTGGCTCGCGTCGATGTCGGTGCGCTGGTGCGCCAGGACCTTGCGGTCGATCTCCAGGATGGCCGATGCCGGGTCCTCCAGCTCGGTGCTGACCTCGGCGTTGAGCGTGCCGAACTGGCTCAGGAGCTCGCGCATGTGGCGGGCTCCGCCGCCGGAGGCTGCCTGGTAGGTCATCGAGGTGCCCCACTCGACGAGGCCGTTCTTGAACAGTCCGCCGAGGCCCATCAGCATGCAGGAGACCGTGCAGTTACCGCCGATGTAGTCCTTGACGCCGCCGGAGAGGCCGGCGTCGATGACGTCGCGGTTGATCGGGTCCAGCACGATGATGGAGTCGTCGTTCATCCGCAGGGTGGAGGCGGCATCGATCCAGAGCCCGTCCCAGCCGCGGCCGCGCAGCTCGCCGTGGACCTGCTTGGTGTAGTCGCCGCCCTGGGCGGTGACAATGATAGGCAGCTTCGCCAGGGCATCGACGTCGAACGCGTCCTCAAGCTTGCCTGCCCCTTCTGCAAATGAAGGGGCGGCACCTCCCGCGTTCGAGGTGGAGAAAAATACGGGGTTGATGTTGGCGAAGTCGCCCTCGTCCTGCATGCGCTGCATCAGGACGGAACCGACCATGCCACGCCAACCGACCAGTCCAACGGACGGAGTAGCTGCTGTAGTCATTGGGCCAGTTTAGACTTTGCAGCGCCGGGTCACGCAGTCGGTTACGACGGCGGCTGCCCGGCCGGCGTACGGCTACGGGAGCTGCTTGCCGCCCGGCCCTGCGCCGGTCTCTGCCAGAAGCGCGGATTTCCGCCTGCGGAGCGCAAAGACGGCCCCGAAGGTGAAGACCTGGGTCACCACGACGAGGACAATCGCGCCGACGATTTTGTTGCCGCCCAGGATCATGGTGAGCCCCACAACCGCGGAGAGCAGGGCCAGCAGGGGCAGGAGCATGTAGCCAAGGACGAAGAGTGTCTCGGGTTTCTTCAGCATTCCTAGCCCTTGGTCCGGCGCCACTGGGTGATGCGGTAGCGGGTGCCGTCGCCGGAGGTCAGCCAGCCGTCGGAGGGCAGGCGCGCGCCGGTGGTCCAGTCGTAGCCGAGTTCCGGGGCGAAGGTGTCGCCTTCGGTGGTGGTGTCGACAGTGGTGACCACGGCGACGTCGGCGAGGTCCATGGACTGCGCGAAGATGTCACCGCCGCCGATGATCCAGACCATCCCGTGGCCGGGCGCGAACTGCGACTCCAGCAGCGCGTCGTCAAGGGACTTCACCGCGACGGCGCCCTCTGCGGCGGGCGTGCCGCCCCAGCCTTCCTGGCGGGTGATGACGATGTTGGTCCGGCCGGGGAGGGGACGGTACTTTTCCGGGAAGGATTCCCAGGTCTTCCGGCCCATGATGACCGGGTGGCCGGTCGTGAGCCGGGCAAAATGCTTCATGTCCTCGGGCAGGTGCCACGGCAAGCCGCCATCCTTGCCGATGACGCCCGTGTTGGACTGGGCCCAGATCACGCCGAGACCGGCGAGGGA from Arthrobacter sp. PAMC25564 encodes:
- a CDS encoding winged helix DNA-binding domain-containing protein; translation: MAGAARPRLSRGIMGRLRLASQGLVGPGLGTVPDAVRWMTAMQAQDLQAALWAVGQRVPGSGIEDVRSALDRAEIVRSWPMRGTLHLLAPEDLRWMLALTSGRMIRGMAGRHRELGITSGDVQAARGAALRLVSGGGAATREELFQAFQAAGQPTAGQRGIHLLSMLCQRGWLVQGPLRGRQQLVVAFGEWIPESRELDREEGIAELLLRYLRSHGPATERDFAWWSGIPLTEVRTALAGVRHELVGLEFEGTGYWLSPATAALLDHGVPGARSVLALPGFDEFLLGYTDRSLVLPARHADKIVPGGNGMFRKTIVAGGEVVGTWAGPGTGRGADVVPEPFDGVNGLRPAAQKSFGLQAAKYRRFLGSGKP
- a CDS encoding dihydrofolate reductase, giving the protein MSNHENPQQDSQTTPFTEDLAASLAGLGVIWAQSNTGVIGKDGGLPWHLPEDMKHFARLTTGHPVIMGRKTWESFPEKYRPLPGRTNIVITRQEGWGGTPAAEGAVAVKSLDDALLESQFAPGHGMVWIIGGGDIFAQSMDLADVAVVTTVDTTTEGDTFAPELGYDWTTGARLPSDGWLTSGDGTRYRITQWRRTKG
- a CDS encoding NF038396 family protein; its protein translation is MLKKPETLFVLGYMLLPLLALLSAVVGLTMILGGNKIVGAIVLVVVTQVFTFGAVFALRRRKSALLAETGAGPGGKQLP
- the asd gene encoding aspartate-semialdehyde dehydrogenase, with the translated sequence MTTAATPSVGLVGWRGMVGSVLMQRMQDEGDFANINPVFFSTSNAGGAAPSFAEGAGKLEDAFDVDALAKLPIIVTAQGGDYTKQVHGELRGRGWDGLWIDAASTLRMNDDSIIVLDPINRDVIDAGLSGGVKDYIGGNCTVSCMLMGLGGLFKNGLVEWGTSMTYQAASGGGARHMRELLSQFGTLNAEVSTELEDPASAILEIDRKVLAHQRTDIDASQFGVPLAGSLIPWIDADLGNGQSKEEWKAGVETNKILGTSGAEHIIMDGLCIRIGAMRSHSQALTLKLREDLPVAEIEELLAGDNEWAKVVPNTKDASMADLTPVAASGTLDIPVGRIRKLEMGPQYISAFTVGDQLLWGAAEPLRRMLNIATGTL